The Leishmania major strain Friedlin complete genome, chromosome 10 genome contains the following window.
CGCACGAGGCGTTTGATCACGGTTCTCCTGTCCACTGGCCACCTTCGCCTCTccccatcccccctcccccacttccttccctcccctcgtAGCTCACATAAACGCTTTCGACAACGCTCGCGCGAGTCGATCATGTCGAGAACGCTGTACACGCTGTACGAGGCGCCGACAGGCTACGCCATCTTCAAGGTTCGCACGACCGAGGAAATCGGCGCCGAGGACGTTGCGCTGCAgaaagagctgcagcgcttcaGCACCTTTTCGCCGTGGGTGAAGCTCGTGTCGTTTGCGCCCTTCGAGTCGCCTGAGAACGCGCTCGAGGACGCGGTGTGCATCTCCGAGAACCTGATGAGCACCTTCCTCAACAACTtcctcaccgccgccttcgcgAAGAAGGTCGCCAAGAACGAGGCGAACTGGGAGCTCGGCGTGCAGGACCCGAAACtgggcagcgccatccacgacgaGCTCAACATCCCGGTCTTGTGCAACGAGACCGTAGCCGAGATTAGCCGCTGCATCCGCCTCCACGCTGAGAAGCTGCTGCCGGAGCACAACGAGGGCGATGTGCCGCGCGCTCAGTGCGGTCTCGGTCATGCGTTCTCGCGTAACAAGGTCAAGTTTAACGTGCACCGCAGCGATAACATGATCATCCAGGCGTcggcgctgatggagcaCATGGACAAAGGTGTGAACCTGCTGGGCATGCGGGTGAAGGAGTGGTATGGCTGGCACTTCCCCGAGCTGGCCAAGGAGGTTCCGGAGCCGCTCAAGTACGCCAATGTGGCGTTGCTCATCGGTAACCGCAACTcactggaggaggcgccagaGGAGGATGTAAAGGCGCAGCTGGGCGACATCCTcgagggcgacgaggcgctcgcggcgcGCGTGTACGAGAAGGCAGTGACGTCGATGGGCGGCGAcatggcggaggtggactGGGACTGCATCCGGACCTTTGCGAAGCGTGTCGCATCGCTGGGGCAGTATCGCGTGGCCCTGGCGCAGTACCTCGTGGACAAGATGATGCTGGTGGCCCCGAACCTGACGCAGCTGATGGGGCAGACCATTGGCGCGAAGCTCATCTCCAAGGCCGGCTCTCTCACAAACCTCGCCAAGTCCCCTGCCAGCACGATCCAGATCCTGGGTGCCGAGAAGGCGCTCTTCCGCGCCctcaagaagaagaagggcaACACCCCCAAGTACGGCCTCATCTTCCACTCGTCTTTTATCCAGCGCGCGTCCAAGGAGAACCGTGGCAAGATCTCGCGCTACCTCGCCAACAAGGCCGCACTCGCGTGCCGCATCGACTGCTTCATGGACGCCCCCCCGACAGTGTTTGGtgagaagctgcgcgagcaggTCGAGGCCCGCCTGAACTTCTTTGACACTGGCAACAAGCCCCCGAGCAACAAGGCCGCGATGGCTGAGGCGCTGGAGCAGTACCAGCGCATCCTCCGTAAGCGTAACCGCAAGCAGGCGAACGAggacaccgaggagacgccgaagaagaagagccGCAAGGTCGTGGCCGCCTCTGAGTCCGGGTAAGGtagcgcagcgcgcacggGAGCGGAAAAGCAATACGCCCTGCAGCGTGGCCCTCTCGCCCCCGTCATTACCTTCCGTGGTGCCataagtgtgtgtgtgtgtgtgtgtgcgtcctcCTCTGTCGTGGTGTGGATCGTCGTTGTCGCTCTTGTGGTCGGCTCTGGCCGATCTCATCTGCACGTCGTCTTGTTGGTTGTTGTTCCCTCCAAgctttccctccctctttctctgtgtgtgtgtgtgtgtgtgtgtgtgcttgtgttttgttttcaTGCTAAGTCGACTTCCGTCAGCGCGGGTGTCCTTGAGAAGtacccacgcacacgcgcacggcgaGCGCGGGCCCGGAGATGTTTGCGCAGGcaccgcgtgtgcgcggctgACGTGCGGAGACGACAGCGATAACTAAAATACAGCTCAGCGATGAAGAGAAGGTtaaaggaaagagaaagtgccgtctcccttctcttcccaccacgacgtgtgtgtgtgtgtgtgtgtgtgtgtgcggtagatgcacatgcgcacactcCGTCGGGCGCCGTTTTCCTTTCCCTTCACTCTTGTCTCCGTTTCTGGCAGTTCGGCATTAAAACAAAATAGAGACGCTGCAGACaacttcccccccccctccttgccGCCCCGCCAGCTCCcagatgggggggggagaagcgcagcaggtgcgtTGCGCGTGTCAGCGTGGGCGTCCTCCTGTACGCTGTGCGTCTTCGCTTCTTCattcctctcctcttccttggTGAGTGAACTCATGTGACAGCCTGTGTATGCtgcagtggaggaggggcggtggagggggtggctAGCGCTAGGAGGGGGGCACAACAGTGGCACACGTACGCAGGAACGAAGGCGCCGCGCTCTCAGTACCCTTCTCGTCTCATCCATCTCGGCGCCCCTTTTCTGAAGGGCAGCCCTTTCTCTTACCCTGCTATCGTCAGTGATCGGTGATCACTGACGGttgcaccccccccctcccctgcacTCAGCACGGCGGCCTCCCTGCGTACatgcacgcaggcacgccgACTTGTTGTACTTCGCGTCACGACTgctcgtctctctcgctcttctcgCCGTCAGGTGGTACCCCGACACCCCTTACATGCGCATacgcagagctgcagcgcacacacgctctgtTCCATCAAGAGAGaatgcatgcatgtgtgcatgcgcagcTCCACTTGTGAGCATCTTCTATCTCTTTTCTTGTCTCTCATTCGCCTGTTGGAGCCATGCTTCGCACGTCCTATCTTCTCCGACCAACCGGGcatgatggcgctgccgcagccgctcccacgGAGCAGTTGAGCGACGTCTACTTGTGCGCGTCTTCACCCCCGGTGATCGAGGAATGGGTGGGATGGCCTGACGCGCCATGCGTGATGGCTGGCAGCATACGGTACTTCATCGACCCTCGCGGCGCGCTGTCACCGTGCGCGCCTGCGGAGTCATCGACGCCGCGCGCCGGTGGCACGAAGGTGCCGCGCACTGCTGAGGCGAAGTCATCACCG
Protein-coding sequences here:
- a CDS encoding putative nucleolar protein, whose amino-acid sequence is MSRTLYTLYEAPTGYAIFKVRTTEEIGAEDVALQKELQRFSTFSPWVKLVSFAPFESPENALEDAVCISENLMSTFLNNFLTAAFAKKVAKNEANWELGVQDPKLGSAIHDELNIPVLCNETVAEISRCIRLHAEKLLPEHNEGDVPRAQCGLGHAFSRNKVKFNVHRSDNMIIQASALMEHMDKGVNLLGMRVKEWYGWHFPELAKEVPEPLKYANVALLIGNRNSLEEAPEEDVKAQLGDILEGDEALAARVYEKAVTSMGGDMAEVDWDCIRTFAKRVASLGQYRVALAQYLVDKMMLVAPNLTQLMGQTIGAKLISKAGSLTNLAKSPASTIQILGAEKALFRALKKKKGNTPKYGLIFHSSFIQRASKENRGKISRYLANKAALACRIDCFMDAPPTVFGEKLREQVEARLNFFDTGNKPPSNKAAMAEALEQYQRILRKRNRKQANEDTEETPKKKSRKVVAASESG